Proteins encoded by one window of Streptomyces sp. NBC_01477:
- the asnB gene encoding asparagine synthase (glutamine-hydrolyzing), with protein MCGIAGFVDYRPAHPGQHGLVTAMTDALAWRGPDDGRVWTGEHAALGTRRLSVIDVAGGVQPLVHDVPGSAPVALAYTGEVFNYTELRAELRTRGHAFTTDSDTEVVLHAYLEWGAACAERLLGMFAFAVWDGRSGELVLIRDRFGIYPMYWAHVPGGLAFGSEIKALLEHPALPARVGLDGLRAVIGFVKRPESGVYTGVNEQVPGTVVRFGRDGTAVHRYWSLQPRDHTDDLDTTVATVRDLLEDSVRRQVVSDVPLGSFLSGGLDSSALAALAVRHLSPDNGKLRTYAVGFGPAEDFRADDIRTTADGPFARTMAEYLGTIHTSVDIAGASLMSPRTRSDVLRARDMPTPLGDLDTSLLLLCRAFREDCTVALTGDGADELFGGYDWFLDPGLRRANGLPWLEFARHKLGPGGATYTAMLAPDLVDRLDLRRYEEDVYQSAVAGIELLDGESGTDRDIRRMTHLNLTGYLRIILDRKDRMGMAAALESRVPFLDHRLVEYVYNVPWAMKSFDGREKSLLRAAVRDLLPPSVLYRKKAGYPPTQDPAYAAALRAELARIAADRHAPAHPLLHGAAVEAYLDGGTDASARVNRAAAEMVVQLNRWLTDYDVALSL; from the coding sequence ATGTGCGGAATAGCGGGTTTCGTCGACTACCGTCCGGCCCACCCGGGACAGCACGGACTCGTCACCGCGATGACCGACGCGCTCGCCTGGCGCGGCCCGGACGACGGGCGGGTGTGGACCGGCGAACACGCCGCCCTGGGCACCCGCCGCCTGTCCGTCATCGACGTCGCCGGCGGCGTGCAGCCCCTCGTGCACGACGTGCCCGGCAGCGCACCGGTCGCCCTCGCCTACACCGGCGAGGTCTTCAACTACACCGAACTGCGCGCCGAACTGCGCACCCGGGGACACGCCTTCACCACCGACAGCGACACCGAGGTCGTGCTGCACGCCTACCTGGAGTGGGGCGCCGCCTGCGCCGAACGCCTGCTGGGCATGTTCGCCTTCGCGGTCTGGGACGGCCGCAGCGGCGAACTGGTCCTGATCCGCGACCGGTTCGGCATCTACCCGATGTACTGGGCGCACGTCCCCGGCGGCCTCGCCTTCGGCTCCGAGATCAAGGCACTGCTCGAACACCCTGCCCTGCCCGCCCGGGTCGGCCTCGACGGCCTGCGCGCCGTCATCGGCTTCGTCAAACGCCCCGAATCGGGCGTCTACACCGGAGTGAACGAACAAGTGCCCGGCACCGTCGTCCGCTTCGGCCGCGACGGGACCGCCGTCCACCGCTACTGGTCCCTCCAGCCCCGCGACCACACCGACGACCTCGACACCACGGTGGCCACCGTCCGGGACCTGCTGGAGGACTCCGTCCGCCGCCAGGTCGTCTCCGACGTGCCCCTGGGATCGTTCCTGTCCGGCGGTCTCGACTCCAGCGCGCTCGCCGCGCTCGCCGTGCGCCACCTCAGCCCCGACAACGGCAAGCTGCGCACCTACGCGGTCGGCTTCGGCCCCGCCGAGGACTTCCGCGCCGACGACATCCGCACAACCGCCGACGGCCCGTTCGCCCGCACCATGGCCGAGTACCTGGGCACCATCCACACCAGCGTCGACATCGCCGGCGCCAGCCTGATGTCCCCCCGGACCCGCTCCGACGTCCTGCGCGCCCGCGACATGCCGACCCCCCTGGGCGACCTGGACACCTCCCTGCTGCTGCTGTGCCGGGCCTTCCGCGAGGACTGCACCGTCGCGCTCACCGGCGACGGCGCCGACGAGCTCTTCGGCGGCTACGACTGGTTCCTCGACCCCGGCCTGCGCCGCGCCAACGGCCTTCCCTGGCTGGAGTTCGCCCGGCACAAGCTCGGCCCCGGCGGCGCCACGTACACCGCGATGCTCGCCCCGGACCTCGTCGACCGCCTCGACCTGCGCCGCTACGAGGAGGACGTCTACCAGTCGGCCGTCGCCGGGATCGAACTGCTCGACGGCGAGAGCGGGACCGACCGCGACATCCGCCGCATGACCCACCTCAACCTCACCGGCTACCTGCGCATCATCCTGGACCGCAAGGACCGCATGGGAATGGCCGCGGCCCTGGAGAGCCGCGTGCCCTTCCTCGACCACCGCCTCGTGGAGTACGTCTACAACGTGCCGTGGGCGATGAAGTCCTTCGACGGCCGGGAGAAGAGCCTCCTGCGGGCCGCCGTGCGCGACCTGCTGCCGCCCTCGGTCCTCTACCGCAAGAAGGCCGGCTACCCCCCCACCCAGGACCCCGCCTACGCCGCCGCCCTGCGCGCCGAACTCGCCCGCATCGCCGCCGACCGGCACGCCCCCGCCCACCCCCTCCTCCACGGTGCCGCCGTCGAGGCCTACCTCGACGGCGGCACCGACGCCTCCGCCCGCGTCAACCGGGCGGCCGCGGAGATGGTCGTCCAGCTCAACCGCTGGCTGACCGACTACGACGTGGCCCTGTCCCTGTGA